CCTTGCGGCCTAATCCTTGACTAACCACGTGTTCCAGTACAGTCTGCATGGTTTTAATTGCCTGTGGTTTGGCTATCTGCTGTTTGATGACTTCTGGCTGTGTCTGGTAGATCACCTCACCATCCTTGACAATCTGCTTGATGAAGCGTGGACGCATCATCTTGCCATCGTTGGCAATCGCATTATAGAAAGCCACTGTGTTGATTGGCGCAATCTGTGTCTCGTAGCCTATTGACATCCAGGGTAGGGTGGTCTTACTCCAATACTCGGCCTTGTTGGTAGTCTTGGTGTTTGGCATACGAATCCTTGGAGGCAGATAGCCTACCAGCGGCAGTTTCAAGTCCTCGTTGATGCCCACCCGATACAGTCCCTTTACATATTTCTCAGGGTGCTCGTGATAGAATTTGTCAATGACATAGCTCACACCGATGTTCGAGCTTACTTCCAATGTGCGGGCCACGTTGATGTCACCATATCCACCGCGGTACCAGTTATGGTCTTTCATGTTGCTTCCATGCATGTTCATGATACCATTGCCGGTATGAATCACATAGCTGGTATCAACCACTCCGTCGTCTAATGCTACCAGGAACGAGGCCGTCTTGAATACTGAACCCGGCTCGCAACGATGACTGATGGCTTGGTTTACTATCTCACGGTATTCGCCATCCTCACATTTTGTCATGTTGACAATAGCTTTTACATCGCCGGTCTTTACCTCCATCAGAATGGCTACGCCCATCGATGCGTTGTCTTTCTTCAATTCTTCTATCAGGGCGCGTTCGGCCAGGTCTTGCATGCCCACATCAATGGTAGTCACAATGTCGGCTCCGTCAATAGGAGGCGCTACAGTCACTTTTACGAATTTGTTGCGCACTTTCTGATGATGAGCAATACCATTTGTGCCACGCAGTATTGAGTCGAACGATAGTTCAAGACCGCATTTAGCCGAGTCTATAGCACCGAACATGGTACCTACTGTACGCTGAGCCAGTGAGCCAAACGGGTGGCGGCGGGCATTGAAGTTCTCGGTATGAAATCCGCCTTTGCCTGGTGAAAGACAGAAAATAGGAAGTTTCGACACCTCTTTATATGTTCCATAGTCTATACGGCGAGGCCAGATAGGCCAGTGGCGGGCACCTACGCTGCCGTCTTTCATCACCTTGCTACGGCCTTCAAGCAGGTTTTTCTTGAACTCTTCAGCAGTTCGGGTTGGGAATATCTCGTGCAGACTGCTGCAGATGGTGTCGATATTCTCTGCCCAGAGAGTGTCCAGCTTGTGTATAACGGCGGTGTCCAACGGCTGATTCTTCAATTTGCCAGGTTGGAAATCTATGAATATCTTATACTCGGGAATACTTGAAGCCATGAGCTGTCCGTCGCAACTGAGAATATTTCCACGGGTAGGCTTCTCGCTGATACTGTCGCGTTTCATCTTTGAAGCCACAACATCCCAGTAGTTCTTCTTTGCTGTCATAATGTAGCCGGCCTTCGCAATGATGACCATGCCCAGCAGTGTCAGGAATACTGCGACGCTCAGATAGCGTGGAATTACTTTTTTACTCTCAAACTTGCTCATAGTTTTTTCTTTTTCTCCCCTTTGTATTAGTACATATTTTTATTGCTCCGGTATATATATTTTGAAAGGTGGCTGATTGCTGCTGTGAAGCGTACTGTCCTGGTGGGCTCTCAGTACATTGAGTACATGGCTCTCACGACAGCGTTCTGTCAGACTGCTCGAGCTCGACAGAGCCTTGAACTTTGCATCTGTCAGCTGGTTTTCCAGTTGGGCAATATCAATCATGTCCTGTTGACATTGATAGCGGAAAGCTACATAGACGGTCAGAAAAAGGGCTATCAACAGACAGAGCCACACCTGTCGGCGCACCATATCGGCCGTAAGCAGATCGCCGCCTAAGATGGTTCGCAGTGACAGAGAACTGGCAGGAGCATCGTCGTCTTCCGTCACACTCTCTTTCAATTGTCGGAGTGTTGACATAGACTCTTGCTCTTTTGCATCAATCTCAACAATCTTCTGCTTGTCGTTTGGATCCTTTTCTTTCATTCTCTGATTTCGTTTTCTTAGTTCTTCTCAGCAATTCTCAATTTTGCACTGCGACTTCGTGGATTCTGTTCCAGTTCATCGGCAGAAGGAGTGATGACTTTCTCTATCATTTTGAGTGGTGCATTTACACGACCGAAGAAGTCCTGTTCTACTTTCCCCTCTGCATTGCCCGCTTTCATCATGTTTTTAACTATGCGGTCTTCTAGCGAATGATAGGTGATCACACTGAGTCGTCCTCCCTTTCCCAATAGTTCTTGCGCACTTGTCAGCATCTCTTTCAGGGCTTCCATTTCGTGGTTCACCTCTATGCGCATGGCCTGAAACAGTCGGGCGAGGTCTTTCTTCAATTGAGCATTGACAATTGATAATTGAGCATTCTCTTCTATTGCCTCCACTCCCAGAATCGTCAGCAAATCGCCCGTAGTCTCTATGCTTTTCTTGGCGCGGGCTTTCACGATGGTCTTGGCCAGCTTCCGTGCCTGTTTCAGTTCTCCATAGATGTACAGTATGTCGGCCAGTTGCTCTTCGCTGTAGTTGTTAAGAATTTCTGCTGCTGTAGTGCCGGCGCGCTGGTTCATGCGCATATCCAGTGGGGCGTCATATCTGAACGAGAATCCTCGCTCCTCGTCATCGAAATGATGACTAGAAACTCCCAGATCGGCCAGCAATCCGTCAATGTGATCAACCTTATAGTAGCGCATCCAGTTTTTGAGGTATCTGAAATTACTCCTTACGAAAGTGAACCTGTCGTCATTGACAATATTTTTCTCGGCATCTGCGTCCTGATCAAAGCTGAACAAATGGCCTTTTGGCCCCAATCGACGGAGAATCTCTTTCGAGTGTCCTCCACCGCCGAAAGTTACGTCCACATAAATACCGTTGGGCTGGATAGCCAGCCCATCGATACTCTCATGCAAAAGCACGGGAACATGATATGTTTCAGCAGTGATAATCATTGTCGTGCTTATATTGATTTGTTCATGATGACTTTTAGCTTCGCTGCAAATTCTTTTTGTGGCATGAATGGCTGTTCCGTCTTCTCAGATGCCCAGATCTCTATAGTGTCGTCCATGCCAATAAATCTTACCGACTGGTCTATTTCCGCTGCCTGTAGCAGTCTTTTTGAAATGAGAAATCGCCCGTTGCTGTCCAAAGTCAGTACCTCGGCCTCGGCCATAAATGCTCTGAGTACCATCTGTTCCTCTTCGTCCCATTCTGATACCTTTGCAGTAATCTCGTCCAGTCTCTTGTTCCATGCACTTTCGGGGTAGAGTACCAAACATTTTCCATGGACGTCTGTGCGCAGCACCAGCTGTTCCTCGCCGGCAGTCTGTAGCTGCTTGCGGAATGTGGCGGGCAGGAAAACGCGTCCTTTAGCGTCTGTTTTGGCTTCTACGTTACCTAAAAATCGCATGCGTAAATATTCAATTTTCTATTAATAGAACTATCGCTTGCAAAATTAATAATTTTTCCACCACTATCCCCCACAATTCCCCACATTTTTTTATATTTAACATTTTGTAAATATTTAACGTGGTGATGTCATGCTCGTTTTTTTTTGTTAGGAAAGTGGTTATGAAATGCTTTGTCGAACGTATTTTGCAGTTCAAAAGTGCTTGTTTTGAGATGTTAGTGTTGAAGAATTGCGTAGGTATCTGATTACTCTTGTGATAAATTATAGCTATAATTGTGAAGATTATAGCTAAAATTCCGAAAATTATAGCTATAATTTATTTTGCCTTTTAAGCAGTTGTCCGGTTGTTTCTATTCTGCTGGTCGGCAATAGAATAACTTTTTCGCTGAAGTTTGAACTTTTTTTAATCGGATAGTGTCGTTTTTTCTACAAAATTTGCTAAAAAACAATCGTGTTTGAAAGTTTTATAGTAATTTTGCAGAGATATTCACATAGAGAAAGCAAGTTGTAGCCAACTCATGAGCATTTTAACCGAGAAGACAATTGACATAGAAAATGTTCTGAAAAGCAAGATGGGGCCTAAGTCAAAGTGGGTGCCCGGTTTTGTTGTCGCCTGGTTGCGTCATATTATTCATGAGGATTGGCTGAACAAATTCCTTTGGGATGCTCGCGACCTTCAAGGAACTCCGTGGTTAGAGGCTTCGTTAGACTATCTGGGAACTAAGGTGATAGTTGAAGGTTTGGAGAATCTGCCCGACAAGAACGACGGTAAGTTATACACCTTTGTTTCCAACCATCCCATGGGTGGTATCGATGGAGTGGCCCTCGGTTCTGTAATAGGTAAGCACTATGACGACCGGTTTCGCTATCTTGTCAACGATTTGCTCATGAACTTGCCTGGTCTTGCTCCTCTCTGTATTCCCATTAACACCACCACGAAGAAAAGTCGTTCGTTCCCCCAGCTCATTGAAGCCGGATTTCAAGGCGATTATCACTTGCTGATGTTTCCGGCAGGCTTGTGTTCCCGTCGTCGAAAGGATGTGATATGTGACCTTCCGTGGAAAAAGACTTTCATCACCAAAAGCGTTGAGTGTCAGCGTGATGTGGTGCCCATCTTCTTCGGTGGCCGTAATAGTGATTTCTTCTATCGCCTGTCCAATTTCAGTGACCGTTATGTGAAGAAAATCAATATTGCCATGCTCTTCCTGGTTGATGAGATGTATAAGAATCGTGGCAACACTTTCCATGTGAAAATTGGAAAGCCCATTCCCTGGCAAACCTTCGATCAGTCGAAGACACCCCAGCAGTGGGCAGAGTATGTGAAAGAAAAAGTGTATTCGTTATAACAAAGACAATGGAACAACCCATCATTCAGCCCATCCCCGTTGAATTGCTCAAAAGTGAACTGACTCCTGAACGCCAGTTGCGTATGACCAATAAAAGTCACAACCAGATTTTTGTCATCACAGCCCATGAGGCACCCAATGTGATGCGTGAGATTGGTCGTTTGCGCGAAATCGCCTTCCGTGAAGCTGGTGGAGGCACCGGTAAGGAGTGCGACATCGACGAGTTCGATACTTGCGAGAATTGCTACAAGCAACTCATTGTGTGGAATCCCGAGGCTGAAGAGATTATAGGCGGTTATCGCTATCTGGAGGGCACGAAATGGCAACTCGATGAAAACGGACAACCTATTCTGGCCACCAGCCACATGTTCCATTTCTCAGAGAAGTTTCTGCGTGAATACATGCCATATACAATCGAGCTTGGACGTTCGTTTGTGTCTTTACCCTATCAGTCTTCCCGTATGGGAGCCAAGAGCCTTTTCGCTCTCGACAATCTTTGGGACGGTCTGGGTGCTCTGACTGTTATTATGCCAAACGTGAAATATTTCTTTGGCAAGATGAC
The sequence above is a segment of the Prevotella sp. E9-3 genome. Coding sequences within it:
- a CDS encoding penicillin-binding protein, with amino-acid sequence MSKFESKKVIPRYLSVAVFLTLLGMVIIAKAGYIMTAKKNYWDVVASKMKRDSISEKPTRGNILSCDGQLMASSIPEYKIFIDFQPGKLKNQPLDTAVIHKLDTLWAENIDTICSSLHEIFPTRTAEEFKKNLLEGRSKVMKDGSVGARHWPIWPRRIDYGTYKEVSKLPIFCLSPGKGGFHTENFNARRHPFGSLAQRTVGTMFGAIDSAKCGLELSFDSILRGTNGIAHHQKVRNKFVKVTVAPPIDGADIVTTIDVGMQDLAERALIEELKKDNASMGVAILMEVKTGDVKAIVNMTKCEDGEYREIVNQAISHRCEPGSVFKTASFLVALDDGVVDTSYVIHTGNGIMNMHGSNMKDHNWYRGGYGDINVARTLEVSSNIGVSYVIDKFYHEHPEKYVKGLYRVGINEDLKLPLVGYLPPRIRMPNTKTTNKAEYWSKTTLPWMSIGYETQIAPINTVAFYNAIANDGKMMRPRFIKQIVKDGEVIYQTQPEVIKQQIAKPQAIKTMQTVLEHVVSQGLGRKAGSRSFKVAGKTGTAQVSKGVGGYKTGTMWYWLSFVGFFPADNPKYTCIVCLEKPGLPASGGGMAGAVFHQISEGVMAQYLKLRVEDARDASSVMIPEVKKGNILAADYVLDQLNVSTNGGWNGNYAKGNPIWGKASSTEKSVKLTKEAHPEQSMPDVTGMGARDAVYLLESNGLKVRLKGRGQVKSQSIGYGMPIHAGMTCELVLQ
- a CDS encoding FtsL-like putative cell division protein, whose protein sequence is MKEKDPNDKQKIVEIDAKEQESMSTLRQLKESVTEDDDAPASSLSLRTILGGDLLTADMVRRQVWLCLLIALFLTVYVAFRYQCQQDMIDIAQLENQLTDAKFKALSSSSSLTERCRESHVLNVLRAHQDSTLHSSNQPPFKIYIPEQ
- the rsmH gene encoding 16S rRNA (cytosine(1402)-N(4))-methyltransferase RsmH, with product MIITAETYHVPVLLHESIDGLAIQPNGIYVDVTFGGGGHSKEILRRLGPKGHLFSFDQDADAEKNIVNDDRFTFVRSNFRYLKNWMRYYKVDHIDGLLADLGVSSHHFDDEERGFSFRYDAPLDMRMNQRAGTTAAEILNNYSEEQLADILYIYGELKQARKLAKTIVKARAKKSIETTGDLLTILGVEAIEENAQLSIVNAQLKKDLARLFQAMRIEVNHEMEALKEMLTSAQELLGKGGRLSVITYHSLEDRIVKNMMKAGNAEGKVEQDFFGRVNAPLKMIEKVITPSADELEQNPRSRSAKLRIAEKN
- a CDS encoding division/cell wall cluster transcriptional repressor MraZ produces the protein MRFLGNVEAKTDAKGRVFLPATFRKQLQTAGEEQLVLRTDVHGKCLVLYPESAWNKRLDEITAKVSEWDEEEQMVLRAFMAEAEVLTLDSNGRFLISKRLLQAAEIDQSVRFIGMDDTIEIWASEKTEQPFMPQKEFAAKLKVIMNKSI
- a CDS encoding 1-acyl-sn-glycerol-3-phosphate acyltransferase translates to MSILTEKTIDIENVLKSKMGPKSKWVPGFVVAWLRHIIHEDWLNKFLWDARDLQGTPWLEASLDYLGTKVIVEGLENLPDKNDGKLYTFVSNHPMGGIDGVALGSVIGKHYDDRFRYLVNDLLMNLPGLAPLCIPINTTTKKSRSFPQLIEAGFQGDYHLLMFPAGLCSRRRKDVICDLPWKKTFITKSVECQRDVVPIFFGGRNSDFFYRLSNFSDRYVKKINIAMLFLVDEMYKNRGNTFHVKIGKPIPWQTFDQSKTPQQWAEYVKEKVYSL
- a CDS encoding GNAT family N-acetyltransferase gives rise to the protein MEQPIIQPIPVELLKSELTPERQLRMTNKSHNQIFVITAHEAPNVMREIGRLREIAFREAGGGTGKECDIDEFDTCENCYKQLIVWNPEAEEIIGGYRYLEGTKWQLDENGQPILATSHMFHFSEKFLREYMPYTIELGRSFVSLPYQSSRMGAKSLFALDNLWDGLGALTVIMPNVKYFFGKMTMYPSYIREGRDMILYFLKKHFDDKENLVIPMHPLKIETDENELAKLFCEDDFREDYRILNREVRRLGYNIPPLVNAYMNLSPTMKLFGTAINYGFGDVEETGILIAIDEILEDKRVRHIDSFIKEHPEALKITSGANKVIYRDNY